The following coding sequences are from one Humulus lupulus chromosome X, drHumLupu1.1, whole genome shotgun sequence window:
- the LOC133804481 gene encoding protein FAR-RED IMPAIRED RESPONSE 1-like, with the protein MQFLRSNRAVPDCMGAQVMSMRRSGIRTCHILNHLAAERGGHEYVPFLKKDLYNWIGRQRELEEEEETDAEGALGYLECLGLRDPNFFETHTIDGEYKLADLFWADGISRDDYGRFGEIIAFDTTYKKNAYKKPLLLFVGVNRHFRTVVFAVALLYDEKEDTYIWLLEEFLQCINKKLPHVVVTDGDKAMAKAIEKVMPNDVHLLCAWHLQKNVTINVPHPIFKTRFNELLYQYCTEEEFDESWSGLVTEFQLQDSQWAAITYNNRRSWAECFLRGNFFAGLRTTQRSESMNSYLSHFLTSKLKLKDLVGQVDKAIQSIRHTEREDDFISNNTSPQFPSNILQQYYQQVASVLTRNMYDKATQQIDNALAYSIDSTSVEFGCRVFSLSRFRRGLVGSVVRYVIDHDHFECSCMLFQSDGIPCRHMFAVMKHLNLPCIPKPLLKERWRKDAKLRGELSSAPHDRVPHDVLLCTRWGSLTSRLNAMGYYATQRDDTYEEALSEMSRLEEKFKTMCGQPNDAFESSHVVHGDHRSQQQQRVIGDLAIVRTKGREPNKTKSKYKGVDNATPRKNRCRNCNQLGHNRATCKVVPEVDNQSMETEDPTSSNYPMYYTPNVDDISQSQRS; encoded by the coding sequence ATGCAGTTCTTGAGATCTAACCGTGCTGTCCCAGATTGTATGGGTGCCCAAGTAATGTCAATGAGACGGTCGGGCATACGAACTTGCCACATATTGAATCACCTTGCTGCagaaagaggaggacatgagTATGTTCCGTTCTTGAAAAAGGACTTATACAATTGGATTGGACGACAAAGAGAGTTAGAAGAGGAGGAGGAAACAGATGCTGAGGGTGCCCTGGGATACTTGGAATGTCTTGGGTTACGTGACCCCAATTTTTTTGAAACACACACGATAGACGGGGAGTATAAGCTCGCTGACTTGTTCTGGGCCGATGGAATTTCGAGAGATGACTATGGACGTTTTGGGGAGATCATCGCATTTGACACAACGTACAAGAAGAATGCTTACAAAAAACCCCTTCTTCTTTTTGTCGGCGTGAATCGCCACTTCAGAACTGTTGTCTTCGCAGTGGCATTGCTGTACGATGAGAAGGAGGACACATACATTTGGTTGTTGGAAGAATTCCTTCAATGTATAAACAAAAAATTGCCACACGTTGTTGTCACTGACGGAGATAAAGCTATGGCTAAAGCAATAGAGAAAGTCATGCCTAATGATGTCCATCTTTTGTGTGCGTGGCACCTTCAGAAAAATGTTACCATTAATGTCCCTCACCCGATTTTCAAGACAAGGTTTAATGAGCTTCTATATCAATATTGTACAGAGGAAGAGTTTGACGAGAGTTGGAGTGGCTTGGTTACAGAATTTCAGCTACAAGATAGCCAATGGGCAGCCATAACATACAACAATAGAAGGAGTTGGGCAGAATGCTTCCTGCGGGGTAATTTCTTTGCGGGCCTCAGAACCACCCAAAGGTCGGAGTCGATGAATTCTTAcctgtcacacttcttgacaagCAAACTTAAACTTAAAGACCTTGTTGGCCAAGTTGATAAAGCCATACAAAGCATACGCCACACGGAACGCGAAGATGACTTCATCAGTAACAACACATCGCCCCAGTTCCCTTCCAACATACTACAACAGTATTACCAGCAAGTTGCTTCAGTTTTGACAAGAAACATGTACGATAAGGCCACACAACAAATCGACAACGCTCTTGCATACTCAATTGATTCGACAAGTGTGGAATTTGGGTGCAGGGTATTTTCCCTAAGTCGTTTCCGTAGAGGACTGGTAGGAAGTGTAGTTCGGTACGTAATTGATCATGATCACTTTGAGTGTAGTTGCATGCTATTCCAGTCAGACGGAATCCCGTGTCGACATATGTTTGCGGTAATGAAGCATTTGAACCTACCCTGCATCCCGAAACCTCTGTTAAAGGAACGCTGGAGGAAGGACGCCAAATTGAGAGGTGAATTGAGTAGCGCTCCCCATGATAGGGTCCCCCATGATGTGTTATTATGTACCCGTTGGGGATCGTTGACATCACGGTTAAATGCAATGGGGTACTATGCTACACAACGTGATGATACATATGAAGAAGCATTAAGCGAAATGTCCCGTTTGGaagaaaaatttaaaacaatgTGTGGTCAGCCTAATGATGCGTTTGAATCGAGTCACGTTGTACATGGGGACCACCGATCGCAACAACAACAGAGAGTAATTGGGGATCTGGCAATTGTGAGAACGAAGGGGAGGGAACCaaacaaaacaaaatcaaaatataaGGGCGTGGACAATGCCACCCCAAGGAAGAATAGGTGTCGCAACTGCAACCAATTAGGCCATAATAGGGCGACTTGCaaagttgttccagaagtggaCAATCAATCCATGGAGACAGAAGATCCAACATCTTCCAACTATCCAATGTACTATACTCCGAACGTGGACGACATCAGTCAAAGTCAAAGGAGTTAA